In Populus nigra chromosome 10, ddPopNigr1.1, whole genome shotgun sequence, the following proteins share a genomic window:
- the LOC133705643 gene encoding myb family transcription factor PHL8-like isoform X2, whose protein sequence is MGLQHQSMNLVLSTDAKPRLKWTQELHQRFVEAVNQLGGADKATPKSLMRVMGIPGLTLYHLKSHLQKYRLGKSQQSLISIESKQEDDKEIQSSDDHFKESAVTRSSRGICSDGNHHPINESFQIAQALQMQMEVQRKLHEQIEVQRHLQLRIEAQGKYLQTVLKKAQETLAGYNSSSMGIELAKAELCRLVSMVNSGCPSSSISELTETGGSILKDIERTQMRNTVCSMASSLTSSESSGRKEDMQKENEIHDTNKSNTASVELPLMDIHPQENLLDNGSSNQGKKRSCSIISDGVSVEQPLARRLKNGDQLRLGTFDLNS, encoded by the exons ATGGGTCTGCAACATCAAAGTATGAACTTGGTTTTGTCTACTGATGCCAAGCCTAGGCTAAAATGGACTCAAGAACTTCATCAAAGGTTTGTTGAAGCAGTCAATCAACTCGGAGGTGCAGATA AGGCAACACCAAAGAGTCTGATGAGGGTGATGGGGATTCCAGGACTTACTTTATACCACTTGAAGAGCCATTTACAG AAATACAGGCTAGGGAAGAGTCAGCAGTCCCTGATCAGCATTGAAAGCAAGCAAGAAG ATGACAAAGAGATTCAAAGTAGTGATGATCATTTCAAAGAGTCTGCAGTGACTCGAAGTAGTAGGGGGATCTGCAGTGATGGAAACCACCATCCAATTAACGA AAGCTTTCAGATTGCACAGGCTCTCCAGATGCAAATGGAAGTGCAGAGGAAACTTCATGAACAGATTGAG GTACAGAGACATTTGCAGCTGAGAATTGAAGCTCAAGGGAAATACTTACAGACAGTATTGAAGAAAGCACAGGAAACTCTGGCTGGGTATAATTCTTCTTCAATGGGTATAGAACTTGCAAAAGCCGAGCTCTGTAGATTAGTCTCAATGGTTAATAGTGGATGTCCAAGTTCTTCAATATCAGAACTGACAGAAACAGGAGGTTCAATCTTAAAAGACATTGAAAGGACACAAATGAGGAATACAGTATGTTCAATGGCAAGCTCCTTGACATCATCTGAGAGTTCTGGAAGAAAGGAAGATATGCAAAAAGAGAATGAGATTCATGACACCAACAAGTCcaatacagcctctgttgagcTTCCTTTAATGGATATTCACCCCCAAGAAAACCTATTGGATAATGGTTCAAGTAATCAAGGGAAGAAGAGGAGTTGTAGTATCATATCTGATGGTGTTTCTGTGGAGCAGCCCCTGGCTAGAAGATTGAAAAATGGTGATCAGTTGAGGTTGGGGACATTTGATTTGAATAGTTAA
- the LOC133705643 gene encoding myb family transcription factor PHL8-like isoform X1, whose translation MGLQHQSMNLVLSTDAKPRLKWTQELHQRFVEAVNQLGGADKATPKSLMRVMGIPGLTLYHLKSHLQKYRLGKSQQSLISIESKQEVLFVADDKEIQSSDDHFKESAVTRSSRGICSDGNHHPINESFQIAQALQMQMEVQRKLHEQIEVQRHLQLRIEAQGKYLQTVLKKAQETLAGYNSSSMGIELAKAELCRLVSMVNSGCPSSSISELTETGGSILKDIERTQMRNTVCSMASSLTSSESSGRKEDMQKENEIHDTNKSNTASVELPLMDIHPQENLLDNGSSNQGKKRSCSIISDGVSVEQPLARRLKNGDQLRLGTFDLNS comes from the exons ATGGGTCTGCAACATCAAAGTATGAACTTGGTTTTGTCTACTGATGCCAAGCCTAGGCTAAAATGGACTCAAGAACTTCATCAAAGGTTTGTTGAAGCAGTCAATCAACTCGGAGGTGCAGATA AGGCAACACCAAAGAGTCTGATGAGGGTGATGGGGATTCCAGGACTTACTTTATACCACTTGAAGAGCCATTTACAG AAATACAGGCTAGGGAAGAGTCAGCAGTCCCTGATCAGCATTGAAAGCAAGCAAGAAG TTCTTTTTGTTGCAGATGACAAAGAGATTCAAAGTAGTGATGATCATTTCAAAGAGTCTGCAGTGACTCGAAGTAGTAGGGGGATCTGCAGTGATGGAAACCACCATCCAATTAACGA AAGCTTTCAGATTGCACAGGCTCTCCAGATGCAAATGGAAGTGCAGAGGAAACTTCATGAACAGATTGAG GTACAGAGACATTTGCAGCTGAGAATTGAAGCTCAAGGGAAATACTTACAGACAGTATTGAAGAAAGCACAGGAAACTCTGGCTGGGTATAATTCTTCTTCAATGGGTATAGAACTTGCAAAAGCCGAGCTCTGTAGATTAGTCTCAATGGTTAATAGTGGATGTCCAAGTTCTTCAATATCAGAACTGACAGAAACAGGAGGTTCAATCTTAAAAGACATTGAAAGGACACAAATGAGGAATACAGTATGTTCAATGGCAAGCTCCTTGACATCATCTGAGAGTTCTGGAAGAAAGGAAGATATGCAAAAAGAGAATGAGATTCATGACACCAACAAGTCcaatacagcctctgttgagcTTCCTTTAATGGATATTCACCCCCAAGAAAACCTATTGGATAATGGTTCAAGTAATCAAGGGAAGAAGAGGAGTTGTAGTATCATATCTGATGGTGTTTCTGTGGAGCAGCCCCTGGCTAGAAGATTGAAAAATGGTGATCAGTTGAGGTTGGGGACATTTGATTTGAATAGTTAA